A single window of Magnetococcus marinus MC-1 DNA harbors:
- the phnD gene encoding phosphate/phosphite/phosphonate ABC transporter substrate-binding protein — translation MLRNMLIILLMLAVWTPVARAQEGLSPLLLAIHPYLSRDELLHRFTPLADYLAEHLHRPVAVRIGTSYQDHLYHIAHDKVDLALLGPAAYVDMFQQYGKKPLLTRFAIKGIPYFHGYIVVRKDSPIKQLEDLKGHLFAFGDPKSTMSHLVPRSMLREKGITVSALSGYAFLGSHQNVALAVLAGDFDAGAIKEEVYQTFKTRGLRVLATTPAFSEHLFVARSTLDEVLVQQVRQIMLDMYQSPQGRAVLTGIKANLTALVPVHNEDYDALTQLINNLAEAGIR, via the coding sequence ATGCTGAGAAACATGCTCATCATTCTGTTGATGTTGGCAGTATGGACACCTGTAGCACGGGCGCAAGAGGGGCTATCGCCATTATTGTTGGCGATTCATCCCTATCTTAGCCGGGATGAGTTGTTGCATCGGTTTACCCCACTGGCGGACTATTTAGCCGAGCATCTCCATCGCCCGGTCGCCGTACGTATAGGAACAAGCTATCAAGATCATCTTTACCATATTGCCCACGATAAAGTGGATCTGGCACTGTTGGGTCCAGCGGCCTATGTAGATATGTTTCAGCAGTATGGAAAAAAACCGTTACTTACGCGTTTTGCGATTAAGGGAATTCCCTATTTCCATGGGTACATTGTGGTACGCAAGGATAGCCCGATTAAACAGCTAGAGGATTTGAAGGGGCATCTCTTTGCTTTTGGGGATCCTAAATCGACCATGAGCCATTTGGTGCCTCGCTCGATGTTACGGGAAAAGGGTATAACGGTATCGGCGTTATCGGGTTATGCATTTTTAGGCAGTCATCAGAATGTTGCGCTGGCGGTTTTGGCGGGGGATTTTGATGCAGGTGCGATTAAAGAAGAGGTTTATCAGACATTTAAAACGCGGGGGTTGAGGGTATTAGCGACCACACCAGCGTTTTCTGAACATCTATTTGTGGCACGTAGCACGCTGGATGAGGTGCTGGTTCAACAGGTTCGCCAGATAATGTTAGATATGTATCAATCCCCGCAGGGGCGTGCGGTATTGACGGGCATTAAGGCGAATTTGACGGCGTTGGTCCCTGTGCATAATGAAGATTATGATGCATTGACCCAATTGATCAACAATTTGGCTGAAGCGGGGATTCGCTGA
- a CDS encoding GAF domain-containing sensor histidine kinase, whose translation MAVHAGLLRHGLVWLVLALLLTMAGLGLAQQQRNQLYEEARRQAETELHLIQTVVQGALQSGDYNEVQPFLDQWGNSKGDVVLLRITSASGSVMAIYKRVFEVESPLRLNSEFLYSYRGKAQLMMVKDLAQMDSKVRVVFLQFIAMESIILLAFAFILHQNYKRRLEADLLEERTGRLDEANQRLQWEVLERQRAERRLRRAHRYQSAVNTLLQSLLESNTAEQQMMLALQLLSAFPEQKDRLQAALFIQEPDGQHYVLGAQVGLADVQKMLYTRIPANRALCHTAVVSRKLTLINVEGGNNEAMEHMLPSPFPHGAYCVPILLRRRPFGAITLLLGSSYVSDQEAEEFLEAVANSLAGLIDRRESEEAVKRHQAEVERLNTDLELRVRHAVNENRHKDMVMMRQSRMAAMGEMVGNIAHQWRQPLNALALNLTNVEDAFTYNELDAKTMNEQMEKARRLIRQMSTTIDDFRNFFRPDKQRVRFELGQTVREALELVSASFSHYQIALTYQPSSEDLWAYGYPNETVQVLMIILNNAKDAIQELGLTDGKVEVNLSESGRMAVIAIRDNGIGIPDEILDRLFDPFFTTKTERQGTGIGLYMAKMIVEDSMEGQIQAESSSEGACFYVKLPLAVEV comes from the coding sequence ATGGCTGTCCATGCTGGATTGTTACGTCACGGTCTGGTGTGGTTGGTGCTTGCTCTGTTATTGACGATGGCGGGGCTGGGGTTGGCGCAGCAGCAGCGCAATCAGTTGTACGAGGAGGCTCGTCGTCAGGCGGAGACGGAGTTGCATCTTATTCAGACGGTGGTACAGGGTGCTTTGCAGTCGGGGGATTATAACGAGGTTCAGCCATTTTTGGATCAGTGGGGCAATAGCAAGGGGGATGTGGTGTTATTACGCATTACCTCGGCCTCGGGTTCGGTGATGGCGATTTACAAGCGTGTGTTTGAGGTTGAGTCACCTTTGCGGTTAAACAGTGAATTTTTGTACTCATATCGGGGTAAGGCGCAGTTGATGATGGTGAAGGATCTTGCCCAGATGGATAGCAAGGTTCGGGTGGTATTTTTACAGTTTATCGCCATGGAGAGCATCATATTACTGGCGTTTGCTTTTATTTTGCACCAGAACTACAAGCGCCGCTTAGAGGCTGATTTATTGGAGGAGCGCACGGGCCGGTTGGATGAGGCCAATCAACGTTTGCAGTGGGAGGTATTGGAGCGGCAGCGGGCGGAGCGTCGTTTACGGCGTGCGCATCGTTATCAATCGGCGGTGAACACGTTATTACAGAGTTTGTTGGAGTCGAATACGGCTGAGCAGCAGATGATGTTGGCGTTGCAGTTGTTATCGGCCTTTCCTGAGCAGAAGGACCGGTTACAGGCGGCATTATTTATTCAGGAGCCGGATGGTCAGCACTATGTACTGGGTGCGCAGGTTGGGTTAGCGGATGTGCAGAAAATGTTATACACGCGGATACCGGCGAACCGGGCGTTGTGTCATACGGCGGTGGTTTCGCGCAAGTTGACGTTGATTAATGTGGAGGGTGGTAATAATGAGGCGATGGAGCACATGTTGCCGTCGCCATTTCCGCATGGAGCGTATTGTGTACCGATTTTATTAAGGCGGCGTCCCTTTGGGGCGATTACGTTATTATTGGGTTCGAGTTATGTTTCGGATCAGGAGGCGGAGGAGTTTTTGGAGGCGGTTGCGAACTCATTAGCGGGGTTGATTGATCGTCGGGAGTCTGAGGAGGCGGTTAAGCGGCATCAGGCGGAGGTGGAGCGTCTGAATACGGATTTGGAGTTGCGGGTACGTCATGCGGTGAATGAGAACCGTCACAAGGACATGGTGATGATGCGTCAGAGTCGCATGGCGGCGATGGGGGAGATGGTTGGGAATATTGCGCATCAGTGGCGTCAGCCGTTGAATGCGTTGGCGTTAAATTTAACCAATGTAGAGGATGCTTTTACGTATAATGAGTTAGATGCGAAGACCATGAATGAGCAGATGGAGAAGGCGCGTCGTTTGATACGTCAGATGTCGACGACCATTGATGATTTTCGCAATTTTTTCCGTCCAGACAAGCAGCGTGTTCGGTTTGAGTTAGGGCAGACGGTACGGGAAGCGTTGGAGTTGGTATCGGCCTCATTTTCGCATTATCAGATAGCGCTTACCTATCAGCCATCCAGTGAGGATTTATGGGCTTATGGGTATCCTAATGAGACGGTACAGGTATTGATGATTATTTTGAACAATGCCAAGGATGCGATACAGGAGTTGGGGTTAACGGATGGCAAGGTAGAGGTTAATTTATCGGAGTCGGGGCGTATGGCGGTGATTGCCATACGGGACAATGGAATTGGCATACCGGATGAGATATTAGATCGTTTATTTGATCCTTTTTTTACGACCAAGACGGAGCGTCAGGGTACGGGAATTGGTTTATACATGGCGAAGATGATTGTTGAGGACAGCATGGAGGGTCAGATTCAGGCGGAGTCGAGTTCTGAGGGGGCATGTTTTTATGTAAAGTTACCGTTGGCGGTGGAGGTGTAG
- a CDS encoding PAS domain-containing protein, producing the protein MAFAQSDLKPEARPFSLDMCQKGWLCSALLMSLWSLLVLSSLLWNLSVQTAHQQQQLLERNRHTFQLIQFTRQWNAQHGGVYARVTAETQPNPFLKNLPQRDLTSTDGVALTLINPAYMTRQIAELARHSGMLFHITSLKPLRPANRPDNWEAEALKRFETNPSERLERLGHGDSALYRYMAPLYVEQSCLKCHATQGYQLGDIRGGISITVSAKPLDAAQVDVTQKLVASHAGIWLLMSLILGLVWRRHNRYVETIKAHEQQLETRVQDRTDALRQANDRLERDRSQLQQIIDGVSEPLMVIRTDYRIVLMNEAARSYNPELATKQANCYCHLMTHQRNTPCEGHDHPCPLEQVVRTQQPFRTVHRHINRDGLARFVSLQASPLFDQNGALWAIIESSRDITEYMSMQEQLKQESDTSNAIIDALSGLFILLDADGCLVRWNSNLAKMTGLDEQSFAGRSILDFVAPTSRNAFIEAMEKVLTEGLATQESYLQTMGRQQIPFAFQINRIEIEGKLYLSGMGVDISEQLSMRHALQESQDILDQVQKVAQLGGIVWKPASGFMQWSAQVYPMLGLQPGQRSLSLRTLLHGLSRHARKGLLQRLGELRDTRHHVIERELHLLGFDGIKRYLHLRGQHRQSHDQEHPQILITLQDLTPHKIIQHQLQHQLTFQQTLLNTIPIPVFYKDRQLRYQIANEAFSKLLNQPLETLIGRTVYETSPLEMAKIYDIADHNLLDHPDRVQQYQATIQPQSDNPHHVVFYKAVVPGEQGQHAGIVGAILDVTEQTRAQKALEESNRRFETVLGSLESYLFVTNIESNMVLFTNHAARLRFGETVGQPCWKTFHLGCKEGGCQSCIQGGASIPHHGHHWEYHNKESGEWYTIRIRLIPWTDGHYVRLLVANDITVLKQAQEASRQAMEQAERANRAKSEFLATMSHEIRTPMNVVVGMSDILLESLPNPQAQKHIQLIQKAGTTLLDLINDILDLSKIEAGQLELEHAVFNPILLIEDTIAIFQMQAKLKGLTLTSSMTGHIPHALMGDRARLRQILVNLLGNAIKFTEKGSVEVQAGYANQQFWYAVVDSGVGIGSDSLLRIFDKFTQADSGVARRFGGSGLGLAICKNLMELMGGTIETQSTLGQGSRFYCAIPAPIADHLLPSDVVTKEPITAALPALTILLVDDSEDNRILVRTYLKQSQHKLDEAVDGAQAVKMAIEKRYHLIFMDIQMPIMDGYRATAEIRAHEQQQGLSPTPILALTAHALSADVEKSLAAGCNEHLTKPIRKKDLLRVVNHFAAQLETDENSPV; encoded by the coding sequence ATGGCTTTTGCGCAATCCGATTTAAAGCCTGAAGCACGACCCTTTTCCTTAGATATGTGCCAGAAGGGGTGGCTCTGCTCGGCGTTGCTTATGTCGCTCTGGAGCCTACTGGTTTTAAGCTCGTTGCTGTGGAACCTATCCGTACAAACCGCCCATCAACAACAACAACTGCTTGAGCGTAATCGCCACACCTTTCAGTTGATCCAATTCACCCGCCAGTGGAACGCCCAACATGGTGGTGTTTATGCCCGTGTGACCGCAGAAACCCAGCCCAACCCCTTTTTAAAAAACCTCCCCCAACGCGATCTAACCAGCACGGATGGGGTGGCACTCACCCTGATCAATCCGGCCTATATGACCCGTCAAATTGCCGAACTGGCGCGGCACTCAGGCATGCTGTTTCACATCACCAGCCTTAAACCACTCCGTCCCGCCAACCGCCCAGACAACTGGGAAGCGGAGGCACTCAAACGGTTTGAGACCAACCCCTCCGAACGGCTTGAACGGCTCGGCCATGGTGATTCGGCACTCTACCGGTATATGGCACCGCTCTATGTGGAACAATCCTGTCTAAAATGCCATGCCACTCAAGGCTATCAACTGGGGGATATTCGCGGGGGTATTAGCATCACCGTTTCGGCCAAACCGTTGGACGCCGCTCAGGTCGACGTGACGCAAAAATTGGTGGCAAGCCATGCGGGCATCTGGCTGCTGATGAGCTTGATATTAGGTTTGGTCTGGCGGCGTCATAACCGTTACGTAGAGACCATCAAGGCCCATGAGCAACAGTTGGAGACCCGCGTTCAGGACCGTACCGATGCCCTTCGTCAAGCCAATGATCGTCTGGAGCGGGATCGCTCCCAATTGCAGCAGATTATTGATGGCGTCAGTGAACCCCTTATGGTGATCCGCACCGACTATCGCATTGTGCTCATGAACGAAGCGGCTCGCAGCTATAACCCTGAGTTAGCCACCAAACAGGCAAACTGCTATTGCCATTTGATGACCCACCAACGCAATACCCCTTGTGAAGGCCATGACCATCCGTGCCCGTTGGAACAGGTTGTACGGACGCAACAGCCTTTCAGAACGGTACACCGCCATATAAACCGGGATGGCTTGGCGCGCTTTGTCTCCTTACAAGCGTCACCCCTCTTCGATCAAAACGGGGCATTGTGGGCGATTATTGAATCCTCTCGGGACATTACAGAATATATGTCCATGCAGGAGCAGCTAAAACAAGAGAGCGATACTTCCAACGCCATTATTGACGCCCTTAGCGGGCTATTTATCCTTTTGGATGCGGATGGTTGCCTCGTCCGCTGGAACAGCAATTTAGCGAAAATGACCGGCTTAGACGAGCAGAGCTTTGCGGGACGCTCGATCTTGGATTTTGTGGCACCCACCAGCCGCAATGCCTTTATCGAAGCCATGGAAAAAGTGCTTACTGAAGGATTAGCCACACAAGAAAGCTACCTGCAAACCATGGGTAGGCAACAGATCCCCTTCGCTTTTCAGATTAACCGTATCGAGATTGAGGGTAAGCTTTATTTGAGCGGTATGGGTGTGGATATTTCTGAGCAGCTATCTATGCGCCATGCGCTGCAAGAGAGCCAAGATATCCTGGACCAGGTTCAAAAGGTGGCCCAGTTAGGCGGCATTGTCTGGAAACCTGCCTCTGGTTTCATGCAGTGGTCAGCACAGGTCTACCCCATGTTGGGTTTGCAACCTGGACAACGCAGTCTATCCCTGCGCACCTTATTACATGGTCTATCCCGCCATGCGCGAAAGGGGTTACTCCAACGTCTGGGTGAGTTACGCGATACACGTCACCACGTTATCGAGCGTGAGCTGCACCTATTGGGTTTTGATGGCATTAAACGGTATCTCCACTTGCGTGGCCAACATCGCCAGAGCCATGATCAAGAGCACCCACAGATATTGATCACATTGCAGGATTTAACGCCGCATAAAATTATTCAACATCAGCTGCAACATCAGCTTACTTTTCAACAAACCCTGTTAAATACCATTCCCATACCGGTATTTTACAAGGATCGCCAGCTGCGTTACCAGATCGCCAATGAAGCCTTTAGCAAATTGCTTAACCAACCCCTAGAAACGCTCATTGGGCGTACCGTTTATGAGACCTCACCACTAGAGATGGCAAAAATCTATGATATAGCTGACCATAATTTGCTCGACCATCCCGATAGGGTGCAGCAATATCAGGCTACCATACAGCCCCAAAGCGACAATCCGCATCATGTGGTCTTTTACAAGGCTGTGGTTCCAGGGGAGCAGGGTCAACACGCTGGTATTGTCGGTGCGATTTTGGATGTAACCGAACAGACCCGTGCCCAGAAAGCCTTGGAGGAATCAAACCGTCGCTTTGAGACGGTTTTGGGCTCCTTAGAATCCTATCTCTTTGTGACCAACATTGAGAGCAACATGGTCCTTTTTACCAACCATGCGGCCCGTTTGCGGTTTGGTGAGACGGTTGGCCAACCGTGTTGGAAAACCTTTCACTTAGGGTGTAAAGAGGGCGGCTGTCAGAGTTGTATCCAGGGCGGCGCTTCGATCCCCCATCACGGACACCATTGGGAGTACCACAATAAAGAGAGTGGTGAATGGTACACCATCCGTATACGTTTGATTCCCTGGACCGATGGGCACTATGTCCGACTGCTGGTTGCCAACGATATTACGGTACTGAAACAGGCTCAGGAGGCGAGCCGTCAAGCCATGGAACAAGCCGAACGGGCCAACCGAGCCAAGAGTGAATTTTTAGCCACCATGAGCCATGAGATTCGTACCCCTATGAACGTGGTGGTCGGGATGAGTGATATTTTGCTGGAAAGTTTGCCCAATCCTCAAGCGCAAAAACATATTCAACTTATTCAAAAGGCGGGCACCACCCTGCTGGATCTGATCAATGATATTTTGGATCTATCGAAGATTGAAGCGGGGCAATTGGAGTTGGAACATGCGGTCTTTAATCCAATATTATTGATTGAGGATACCATCGCGATTTTCCAAATGCAGGCCAAACTAAAAGGGTTAACCCTTACCAGCAGCATGACTGGTCACATTCCCCACGCTCTGATGGGGGATCGCGCTCGTTTGCGTCAAATTTTGGTCAATCTCCTGGGTAACGCCATTAAGTTTACCGAAAAAGGATCGGTTGAAGTCCAGGCGGGTTATGCAAACCAGCAGTTTTGGTATGCGGTGGTTGATAGTGGTGTGGGTATTGGCTCGGATTCTCTATTGAGAATCTTTGATAAGTTTACCCAGGCCGATAGCGGTGTAGCGCGGCGCTTTGGCGGAAGTGGCTTAGGGTTGGCCATTTGCAAAAATTTGATGGAGCTTATGGGGGGTACCATCGAAACCCAGAGTACGTTGGGTCAAGGCAGCCGTTTTTACTGTGCTATCCCAGCCCCCATAGCCGATCACCTTTTACCCAGCGACGTCGTGACCAAAGAACCCATCACGGCGGCTTTGCCTGCATTGACCATTCTATTGGTCGACGATTCAGAAGATAACCGCATCCTCGTTCGCACCTATTTAAAACAAAGCCAGCATAAGCTCGATGAAGCCGTGGATGGTGCTCAAGCGGTCAAAATGGCCATAGAAAAACGCTATCATCTCATTTTTATGGATATTCAAATGCCGATTATGGATGGCTATCGTGCCACAGCAGAGATCCGCGCCCACGAGCAACAGCAGGGTTTGTCTCCCACGCCCATTTTGGCTTTGACGGCCCATGCGCTGAGTGCAGACGTTGAAAAAAGCCTCGCTGCCGGCTGTAACGAACACCTGACCAAACCCATTCGTAAAAAGGATCTGCTAAGGGTGGTTAATCATTTCGCCGCACAGCTAGAGACCGATGAAAACAGCCCTGTTTAG
- a CDS encoding SpoIIE family protein phosphatase: MSEISLIPATLLLVEDDPDQRIIMQRKLQQQGYKVICAENGEEAVDLYNNNTIDLVLMDAQLPGMDGFEACFLITHTETGSRCPVMMITSLENSESVDRAFQVGAEEYVPKPIHWKVLMQRIRRQIKSRRVHQEVVQARDALSQAYSEVTEVRERLSFERRLVEEIVSRMRQSAPINRHNLRTLFNPVEATSGDIILSAIRPDGAQHVMMGDATGHGLPAAIIGPLVSDIFYSMTNKGMAPAVILSELNSQLNAKLPTGIFLACCWISLNSSRDHLEYWNAGTPDILMVRQGKIFKRGQSCNIPLGVLRAGDFSPTLHTVSVQAGDQIYAYSDGIVECRDPQLEFFGQEATDALLLNTATHRETPLTAITDQLEAFHGSATFGDDVTLIEITC, encoded by the coding sequence ATGTCCGAAATCTCACTAATTCCTGCCACTTTATTGTTGGTGGAGGATGACCCTGACCAACGCATTATCATGCAGCGTAAACTGCAACAGCAGGGTTATAAAGTCATTTGTGCTGAAAATGGCGAAGAGGCGGTTGATCTATACAACAACAACACCATTGATTTGGTATTGATGGATGCCCAGTTGCCGGGCATGGATGGTTTTGAGGCTTGTTTTCTCATCACGCATACGGAAACAGGTTCACGTTGTCCGGTCATGATGATCACCAGCTTGGAGAATTCTGAATCTGTGGACCGTGCCTTTCAAGTGGGGGCGGAGGAGTATGTTCCAAAGCCGATTCATTGGAAGGTGTTGATGCAGCGTATACGTCGGCAGATTAAATCGCGCCGGGTTCACCAAGAGGTTGTACAGGCCCGAGATGCGCTTTCACAAGCTTATTCAGAAGTGACAGAGGTTCGTGAGCGTTTATCTTTTGAGCGCCGTTTGGTTGAAGAAATCGTCTCTCGTATGCGTCAATCAGCTCCGATTAACAGGCATAACTTGCGGACTCTGTTTAATCCTGTTGAGGCAACCTCAGGTGATATTATTTTATCGGCCATCCGTCCAGACGGTGCCCAACATGTGATGATGGGGGATGCAACTGGCCATGGACTACCTGCTGCGATTATCGGCCCGTTGGTTTCAGACATTTTTTACAGTATGACCAACAAGGGCATGGCCCCTGCGGTAATTTTGAGTGAACTGAACAGCCAGTTGAATGCTAAGCTACCCACCGGTATTTTTTTGGCCTGTTGCTGGATCAGTTTAAACAGCAGTCGAGACCATTTAGAGTATTGGAATGCGGGAACCCCCGATATTTTAATGGTGCGTCAAGGGAAGATTTTCAAGCGCGGGCAGTCGTGCAATATACCGTTGGGTGTTTTGCGAGCAGGCGACTTTTCACCAACACTGCATACCGTCTCCGTTCAAGCTGGAGATCAAATTTATGCCTATTCCGATGGCATCGTCGAATGCAGAGATCCCCAATTGGAATTTTTTGGGCAAGAGGCTACCGACGCTCTACTCTTAAATACGGCAACCCATAGGGAGACCCCTTTGACCGCGATCACTGATCAGTTAGAGGCTTTTCATGGAAGTGCCACATTTGGGGATGACGTGACCCTTATCGAAATCACCTGTTGA
- a CDS encoding STAS domain-containing protein produces MQNRRPIQIVQQNNGTFIKPPQRFEVSCHNEFLRAIEPLAQVPLYLVDLTETSYIDSAGLGMLLLLRQRFCSDTARVELHIIPGHVQKVLAISRFDQLFTLVMHEQPIVHDPETLAMPLLQSAGLY; encoded by the coding sequence ATGCAGAATCGGAGACCCATCCAGATTGTTCAACAAAACAACGGCACTTTCATAAAACCCCCTCAACGATTTGAGGTTTCCTGCCACAATGAATTTTTGCGTGCCATTGAACCGCTCGCGCAGGTACCACTTTATTTAGTCGATCTTACTGAGACCAGTTATATCGACAGTGCAGGGTTGGGTATGCTGCTTTTACTCCGTCAACGGTTTTGCAGCGACACCGCGCGTGTTGAGCTGCACATCATACCGGGTCATGTACAGAAGGTACTGGCGATATCCCGGTTTGATCAGCTTTTTACCTTAGTTATGCACGAACAACCCATTGTTCATGATCCCGAAACATTGGCCATGCCCCTGCTACAAAGCGCTGGATTGTATTAA
- a CDS encoding MDR/zinc-dependent alcohol dehydrogenase-like family protein, whose protein sequence is MPPLPATMTGIWFNQGQAQLRHDLPLPQPAPHEALIHMQWVGLCHTDWDLLKGYKNFTGIPGHEFVGRVIQCQDQTWMGKRVVGAINSHCGHCRCCLRGAVSHCEQRNVLGILNRPGALAEFLTLPLENLYELPHAMRDKQAVFTEPLAAAGRIVQQAPVTPGEAALVIGDGKLGLLVAQVLAMHGAVVRLVGRHPQRWEPLHRCGVEGVLVDEITVAPLMDRVVVCGGGDAGLRMAQAMVRPTGLLMIKSTFDGVTGLDLNDVVIRELRVMGSRCGDFAPALAWLAQARVETDFLIEGCFGLTQAEQALAQAFRPGVLKILVQNDLKIVHR, encoded by the coding sequence ATGCCCCCCCTGCCCGCCACCATGACCGGAATATGGTTTAACCAAGGTCAGGCCCAGTTGCGCCATGATCTACCCCTGCCCCAACCCGCGCCCCATGAAGCGCTCATCCATATGCAGTGGGTGGGGCTTTGTCATACCGATTGGGATTTGCTCAAGGGTTACAAAAATTTCACGGGCATTCCTGGCCATGAGTTTGTTGGACGGGTGATCCAGTGCCAAGATCAAACCTGGATGGGTAAACGGGTGGTGGGTGCCATTAATAGCCATTGCGGTCACTGTCGCTGCTGCCTGCGGGGTGCGGTTAGTCACTGCGAGCAACGTAATGTGTTGGGTATTTTAAACCGCCCTGGGGCATTGGCAGAATTTTTAACCTTACCCCTAGAGAATCTCTACGAGCTCCCCCATGCCATGCGCGATAAGCAGGCGGTGTTTACTGAGCCATTAGCCGCCGCAGGACGCATTGTGCAACAGGCCCCTGTCACACCGGGTGAAGCGGCTTTGGTTATTGGAGATGGCAAATTGGGTCTATTGGTGGCCCAGGTATTGGCCATGCATGGCGCGGTTGTACGATTGGTGGGCCGGCATCCCCAGCGTTGGGAGCCATTGCATCGCTGTGGAGTTGAGGGTGTGTTGGTCGATGAGATAACGGTTGCCCCTCTTATGGATCGGGTGGTGGTGTGTGGGGGGGGTGATGCGGGGTTACGAATGGCCCAAGCTATGGTTCGCCCTACGGGATTATTGATGATTAAATCGACATTTGATGGTGTCACGGGGTTGGATCTAAATGATGTGGTGATCCGAGAGCTGCGGGTGATGGGTTCACGCTGTGGTGATTTTGCACCGGCTTTAGCTTGGTTAGCGCAGGCAAGGGTGGAGACGGATTTTTTGATCGAGGGGTGTTTTGGATTGACCCAAGCAGAGCAGGCCTTGGCGCAGGCTTTTCGTCCTGGCGTATTAAAAATTCTTGTTCAAAATGATCTAAAAATTGTCCATAGGTAG
- the dinB gene encoding DNA polymerase IV, giving the protein MAPRKIIHIDMDAFFASVEQRDFPHLQGKPVVVGGLGPRAVVAAASYEARQFGIHSAMPMGRAKNLCDQLIIQPGRMQTYKNESHHIHAIFQRYTNLIEPLSLDEAYLDVTENFLNLNSATQIAQQIKTAIWEETHLTASAGISVNKMLAKIASAMNKPNGLTLIRPEQAAQFIDTLPVKRFHGIGQRTAERMLQLGIETGAHLRQWDRITLIKWFGKAGGFYHELAHNIDNRPVNPNRERKSVGAEHTFDQDIFAKPLMQQALNTILAELWNRLDQLQLRGSTLTLKIKFADFQQITRAHTAQQIISTQAEAARIITALLQREPLYDRGVRLLGISMGHLCSSQTATTQPQQLSLF; this is encoded by the coding sequence ATGGCCCCACGCAAAATTATCCATATCGATATGGATGCCTTCTTCGCATCCGTAGAACAACGCGACTTCCCCCACCTACAAGGTAAACCCGTGGTAGTAGGCGGCCTAGGCCCCCGCGCCGTAGTGGCCGCCGCCAGCTACGAAGCTCGCCAATTCGGTATCCACTCCGCTATGCCCATGGGACGCGCGAAAAACCTGTGCGACCAACTCATCATCCAACCAGGCCGTATGCAAACCTACAAAAATGAATCCCACCACATCCATGCCATCTTTCAACGCTACACCAACCTCATCGAACCCCTCTCCCTAGATGAAGCCTACCTGGACGTCACAGAAAATTTTCTAAACCTCAATTCCGCAACCCAAATCGCCCAACAGATCAAAACCGCAATCTGGGAAGAGACCCATCTCACCGCCTCCGCCGGAATATCCGTCAATAAAATGCTGGCAAAAATCGCCTCCGCTATGAATAAACCCAATGGCCTAACCCTTATTCGACCCGAACAAGCCGCCCAATTTATCGACACCCTACCCGTTAAACGCTTTCACGGTATCGGCCAACGTACCGCCGAACGCATGCTGCAATTGGGTATCGAAACCGGCGCACACCTGCGCCAATGGGACCGCATAACGCTGATTAAATGGTTCGGTAAAGCCGGTGGTTTCTATCACGAGCTGGCCCACAATATCGATAACCGCCCCGTTAACCCCAACCGAGAACGTAAATCCGTCGGTGCTGAACACACCTTTGACCAAGATATTTTTGCCAAACCCCTCATGCAACAAGCACTCAATACCATCCTTGCCGAACTGTGGAACCGCTTAGATCAACTTCAACTGCGCGGCTCAACCCTGACCCTAAAAATTAAATTTGCCGATTTTCAACAAATCACCCGCGCCCATACCGCACAACAGATTATCTCTACCCAAGCCGAAGCCGCCCGCATTATCACCGCCCTACTGCAACGCGAACCCCTCTATGATCGGGGTGTACGTCTACTGGGTATCAGCATGGGCCATCTTTGCTCCAGTCAAACAGCCACCACCCAACCCCAACAACTGAGCCTGTTCTAG